A portion of the Cygnus olor isolate bCygOlo1 chromosome 15, bCygOlo1.pri.v2, whole genome shotgun sequence genome contains these proteins:
- the MARF1 gene encoding LOW QUALITY PROTEIN: meiosis regulator and mRNA stability factor 1 (The sequence of the model RefSeq protein was modified relative to this genomic sequence to represent the inferred CDS: inserted 1 base in 1 codon; deleted 1 base in 1 codon), which yields MMEGNRTENLCNKSFGWLQRQENDVKPWLWKLSNCFSAAEKTLPCSEKTKGYMENKKAAVELKDASSHNAGSKLFPAVPLPDVHPLQQQQIQLSPGPKVSCCAHGSDSPCTPQMHCGGGGGNVIHPGTILDSKSTGTITCQVGSGFAFQPASSLKNPAARSNLAGIASEFPGMCIENNVSSCQHLPCCGKLHFQSCHGNMHKLHQFPALQSCTSSGYFPCSEFTSGATGHLDEHIAQSELTSRVCANPLHLNVAPSVCLKGSHYCNDCLNQPNRNSLVDAAKIWPNIPPPSTQTAPVSIPICNGCGTKGTGTERSLLLASSLGTSPQKYGSPEVAVAGQVLENLPPIGVFWDIENCSVPTGRSAVAVVQRIREKFFKGHREAEFICVCDISKENKEVIQELNNCQVTVAHINATAKNAADDKLRQSLRRFADTHTAPATVVLVSTDVNFALELSDLRHRHGFRIILVHKNQASEALLHHAHELICFEEFISDLPPRLPLKMPACHTLLYVYNLPTNRDSKSVSNRLRRLSDNCGGKVLSISGSSAILRFLNQDSAERARKRMENEDVFGNRIIVSFTPKNKELSETKTSSFVGTEKVKSPKKVNKNTKLCLFNKDASDQASGTKGVAGRGVQIHGSVIKPTNVKSLQELCRLESKTISRSTENQQEHLREQIPSQNNSNAVIPVSLATKKTGMGESSCKSSHKKETSASRSITNSPVDKKDKDETVFQVSYPSAFSKLTASRQLSPLLMSQSCWSSRSMSPNLSNRSSPLTFNVLNHTSGTECPDPFANGADIQISNIDYRLSRKELQQTLQETFSRHGKVKSVELSPHTDYQLKATVQMENLQEAISAVNSLHRYKIGSKRIQVSLATGATNKSLSLLSSEAISILQDAPACCLPVFKFTEIYEKKFGHKLIVSDLYKLTDTVAIRDQGSGRLVCLLPSSQARQSPLGSSQSHDGSSANCSPIIFEELEYHEPVCKQHCLNKDFIEHEFDPDSYRIPFVVLSLKTFAPQVHSLLQTHEGTVPLLSFPDCYMSEFNDLQVVPEGQGGVPLEHLITCVPGVNIATAQNGIKVIKWIHNKPPPPTADPWLLRSKSPVGNPQLIQFSREVIDLLKSQPSCIIPVSKFIPTYHHHFAKQCRVSDYGYSKLMELLEAVPHVLQILGMGSKRLLTLTHRAQVKRFTQDLLKLLKSQASKQVIVREFLQAYHWCFSKDWDVTEYGVCELADIISEIPDTTICLSQQDNEMVICIPKRERTQEEIERTKQFSKEVVDLLRHQPHFRMPFNKFIPSYHHHFGRQCKLAYYGFTKLLELFEAIPDVLQVLECGEEKILTLTEVEQVKAVAAQFVKLLRSQKDNCLMMTDLLTEYSKTFGYTLRLHDYDVSSVPALMQKLCHVVKVVDTEAGKQIQLINRKSLRTLTAQLLVLLMSWDGTSFLSVEQLKQHYETIHSTSLNPCEYGFMTLTELLKSLPYLVEVFTNGATEEYVKLTXLYMFAKNVRSLLHTYHYQQIFLHEFPLAYSKYTGEVLQPKAYGCNNLEELLGAIPQVVWIKGHGHKRIVVLKNDMKTRFSSPSFPPADHVDDHGNQLADHNGHIMETTGSTSSMELSLGTPSNVSNQTEQELLCLTNMSPVDLLCEPVPSCLPSPQLRPDPVVLESADLIQFEERPVPLSEMMILTEEEKQRIVTTAQEKLTSGSVVSNTIENTSVPPCQSSETQLNKEAMDSPAKKQHKNKVKLAANFSLAPVTKL from the exons ATGATGGAAGGAAACAGGACAGAGAACCTATGCAATAAATCTTTTGGATGGCTTCAGCGACAAGAGAATGATGTTAAACCATGGCTCTGGAAACTTTctaattgcttttctgctgccGAGAAGACTTTGCCTTGCAGTGAGAAAACG AAAGGTTACATGGAGAACAAGAAAGCTGCTGTAGAATTGAAGGATGCTTCATCTCATAATGCTGGCTCTAAGCTGTTTCCAGCAGTACCGCTTCCTGATGTCCATCCTCTTCAGCAACAGCAGATACAGCTTTCACCTGGCCCGAAAGTAAGCTGCTGTGCTCATGGCTCTGACTCTCCTTGTACTCCACAAATGcattgtggtggtggtggtggtaatGTCATTCACCCTGGCACGATATTAGACTCAAAAAGCACTGGGACGATTACCTGTCAAGTAGGGTCAGGATTTGCTTTCCAGCCTGCATCTTCACTGAAGAACCCTGCAGCTAGAAGCAATTTGGCAGGCATTGCCAGCGAGTTCCCTGGTATGTGCATAGAAAACAATGTATCCTCCTGTCAACATCTGCCCTGTTGTGGAAAACTCCATTTCCAGTCCTGTCATGGTAACATGCACAAACTGCATCAGTTCCCAGCCCTTCAGAGCTGCACATCTTCGGGCTACTTTCCTTGTTCTGAATTCACAAGTGGGGCTACAGGCCACTTGGACGAGCATATTGCACAGTCGGAGCTAACATCACGTGTGTGCGCCAACCCTTTGCACCTAAACGTGGCACCTTCAGTTTGTTTAAAGGGCTCTCACTACTGCAATGACTGCTTGAATCAG CCAAACAGAAACAGCCTAGTTGATGCTGCTAAAATCTGGCCAAATATTCCTCCTCCAAGTACACAAACAGCACCTGTTTCTATCCCAATATGTAATGGCTGTGGAACCAAAGGAACAGGAACTGAGAGGAGTTTGCTACTGGCAAGCAGCCTTGGCACATCACCACAGAAATATG GGTCTCCAGAAGTTGCAGTAGCAGGACAAGTTCTGGAAAACTTGCCCCCCATTGGAGTCTTCTGGGACATTGAAAACTGTTCAGTTCCCACTGGCCGTTCGGCTGTAGCGGTTGTACAGAGAATTCGGGAAAAGTTTTTTAAAGGTCACAGAGAGGCAGAattcatttgtgtgtgtgacataagcaaagaaaataaagaagttatTCAGGAGCTGAACAACTGCCAG GTGACTGTTGCACACATCAATGCTACAGCAAAGAATGCTGCTGATGACAAACTCAGACAGAGTCTTAGGAGGTTTGCTGATACACACACAGCACCTGCCACTGTGGTTCTTGTGTCAA CGGATGTAAATTTTGCTTTGGAACTCAGTGACCTGAGACATCGACATGGTTTTCGGATAATTTTGGTACATAAAAACCAAGCCTCAGAAGCACTCTTACATCATGCTCATGAActtatttgttttgaagaatttatttcagatttgcCCCCAAGGTTACCACTGAAAATGCCG GCGTGCCATACGTTGTTGTATGTTTACAATCTGCCAACAAACAGAGACAGTAAAAGTGTCAGTAATAGACTCCGGCGCTTGTCAGACAACTGTGGAGGGAAGGTGCTGAGCATTTCCGGAAGCAGTGCAATTCTCCgttttttaaatcaagacaGTGCTGAACGGGCCCGGAAACgaatggaaaatgaagatgtttttgGCAACAGGATCATAGTGTCTTTTACTCCCAAAAACAAAGAACTTAGTGAAACAAAAACCTCCAGCTTTGTTGGAACTGAAAAGGTGAAGTCTCCCAAAAAAGTTAACAAGAACACAAAGCTGTGTCTCTTCAACAAAGATGCAAGTGATCAGGCTTCTGGTACCAAAGGCGTTGCTGGGAGAGGGGTACAGATTCATGGATCAGTTATCAAACCCACAAATGTTAAGAGTTTGCAG GAGTTATGTCGGCTTGAATCAAAGACTATCAGTAGAAGTACTGAAAACCAGCAAGAACATTTAAGAGAACAAATTCCGTCTCAGAATAACTCTAATGCAGTGATTCCTGTGTCTCTGGCAACCAAAAAAACTGGAATGGGAGAATCGTCTTGTAAAAGTAGTCATAA AAAAGAGACCTCTGCTTCCAGGAGTATTACTAATTCCCCTGTagataaaaaagataaagatgaaACTGTATTTCAGGTCAGCTATCCCTCTGCTTTCAGTAAGTTGACAGCCTCAAGACAACTCAGTCCTTTGCTCATGTCTCAGAGTTGCTGGTCATCTCG GAGTATGTCTCCAAACCTTTCAAATAGATCATCTCCGCTCACATTTAATGTATTAAATCATACCAGCGGTACAGAATGTCCTGATCCTTTTGCAAATGGTGCAGACATTCAGATCAGCAATATAGATTACAGATTGTCCAGAAAAGAGCTGCAGCAAACTTTACAAGAAACTTTTTCAAGACATGGCAAG GTAAAAAGTGTCGAGCTTAGTCCTCATACAGACTACCAGTTGAAGGCTACAGTTCAGATGGAAAATCTGCAAGAAGCAATCAGTGCTGTCAACAGTCTTCACAGATACAAAATTGGTAGTAAAAGGATCCAGGTCTCACTAGCAACAGGAGCTACTAATAAATCACTCTCTCTCCTAAG CTCAGAAGCAATCTCCATTCTGCAGGATGCACCTGCTTGTTGTCTGCCTGTATTCAAGTTCACAGAAATCTATGAGAAGAA atttggGCACAAGTTAATTGTATCCGACTTGTACAAACTAACGGATACTGTGGCAATCCGTGACCAAGGAAGTGGGCGACTGGTGTGTCTTTTGCCCAGCAGTCAAGCCCGTCAGAGTCCATTGGGATCTTCACAGTCACATGATGGTTCATCAGCAAACTGTAGTCCTATAATATTTGAAGAGTTGGAATATCATGAGCCTGTTTGTAAGCAGCATTGCCTGAATAAAGACTTTAT TGAGCATGAATTTGATCCAGATTCTTACAGAATTCCTTTTGTGGTTTTGTCTCTGAAGACATTTGCTCCTCAAGTTCACAGTCTTCTACAGACCCATGAGGGTACTGTGCCTTTACTAAG ttTTCCTGATTGTTATATGTCAGAGTTCAATGATCTTCAAGTGGTGCCAGAAGGCCAGGGTGGTGTACCTTTAGAACATCTGATTACCTGTGTTCCTGGAGTTAATATTGCCACTGCCCAAAATGGCATTAAAGTTATTAAATGGATACATAACAAACCACCACCTCCTACCGCag atcCTTGGCTTCTGCGTTCTAAGAGCCCTGTAGGTAATCCACAGCTTATTCAGTTCAGTAGAGAAGTTATAGATCTACTTAAAAGCCAACCGTCCTGCATCATACCTGTCAGTAAATTCATCCCAACATACCATCATCACTTCGCAAAACAATGCCGTGTGTCTGACTACGGGTATTCCAAGTTAATGGAGCTGCTAGAAGCAGTACCTCATGTACTGCAA ATTCTTGGCATGGGTTCCAAACGCTTATTAACTCTAACGCACAGAGCTCAAGTGAAACGCTTTACGCAGGACTTACTGAAGCTTCTGAAATCCCAGGCCAGCAAGCAAGTTATTGTAAGGGAATTCTTACAGGCTTATCACTG GTGTTTCTCCAAGGATTGGGATGTTACTGAGTATGGAGTTTGTGAACTGGCTGATATAATATCAGAAATTCCTGATACAACCATCTGTTTGTCACAGCAAGATAATGAAATGGTGATTTGTATTCCCAAAAGAG aacgcacacaagaagaaattgaaagaacCAAACAATTTTCTAAAGAGGTGGTAGACTTACTACGCCACCAACCCCACTTTCGAATGCCCTTCAATAAATTCATTCCATCTTACCACCACCATTTTGGTCGTCAGTGCAAACTTGCTTACTACGGTTTTACCAAACTACTTGAACTCTTTGAAGCAATACCAGATGTGTTACAA gTATTGGAAtgtggagaagagaaaatactCACGCTCACAGAGGTGGAGCAAGTCAAAGCAGTTGCTGCCCAGTTTGTTAAACTGCTGCGGTCTCAGAAAGACAACTGCCTAATGATGACTGATTTACTGACAGAGTACAGTAAAACATTTGGATATACGCTGCGTCTTCATGACTATGATGTTAGCTCAGTTCCAGCTTTAATGCAAAAACTTTGTCATGTTGTAAAG GTTGTTGACACAGAGGCTGGCAAGCAAATTCAGCTGATAAACAGAAAATCTCTGCGGACTCTGACTGCCCAATTACTAGTCTTGTTGATGTCTTGGGATGGAACATCCTTTCTCTCAGTTGAACAGCTTAAACAACATTATGAAACAATCCATAGTACTTCTCTTAATCCATGTGAATATGGTTTTATGACCTTAACCGAGCTCTTGAAGAGTCTGCCTTATTTGGTTGAG GTTTTTACCAATGGTGCCACAGAAGAATATGTGAAACTTA ATCTGTATATGTTTGCAAAGAATGTGAGGTCCTTACTTCATACCTACCATTAtcagcagatttttcttcatgagtTCCCACTAGCATATAGCAAAtacacaggagaggtgctgcaa CCTAAAGCATATGGATGCAATAATTTAGAAGAGCTCTTGGGAGCAATTCCACAG GTGGTCTGGATCAAAGGACATGGCCATAAGAGAATTGTGGTACTGAAAAATGATATGAAAA CTCGTTTTAGCTCACCTAGTTTTCCCCCTGCTGATCATGTGGATGATCATGGAAATCAACTTGCTGACCATAATGGACATATTATGGAGACCACAGGATCCACTTCATCAATGGAATTAAGTCTAGGAACACCTAGCAATG TTTCTAATCAAACTGAGCAAGAACTTCTTTGCCTCACCAATATGTCTCCTGTTGACCTCCTGTGCGAGCCAGTTCCTTCCTGCTTACCATCCCCGCAACTGAGACCTGATCCAGTGGTTCTTGAGTCTGCTGACCTAATTCAGTTTGAGGAACGTCCTGTACCTCTCTCTG AGATGATGAttttaacagaagaagaaaaacaaagaatcgTTACCACAGCTCAAGAAAAATTGACCTCTGGTTCTGTGGTATCTAACACCATAGAGAATACTTCAGTGCCTCCCTGTCAGTCCTCTGAAACCCAACTAAACAAGGAAGCAATGGACAGCCCAGccaaaaagcaacacaaaaacaagGTGAAATTGGCAGCAAACTTTTCACTTGCACCTGTAACCAAGCTTTAA